The following DNA comes from Papaver somniferum cultivar HN1 chromosome 4, ASM357369v1, whole genome shotgun sequence.
AAATCGAGAGACAGTTCAGGAAACATAACATACCATTCCTTTGGGCATCTCTTTTCTGGAATCTGTAGAAATCAATACCAACTTCTTTGTGCTTCTTTTTGGCCATTTTATCTAGCACTGCAgcttgtgaaacagagcccaccGCAGTTCCACTTTCAGAATCTGTTGTCTTTTTCCTTCCTTTGTGGTGTTTGACAACAACAAAGCCATCATCCGTAACGCGGTCTTCTCTTTCTTGCCTTTCCTGTATAACCCGGAAAGGTGTGGGTTAAAACCGAAAGTCAAGGCTGACTGATATTATAAGCTAAAAGGATTCTGCGAACTGCATTTCATTTCTTCCCATAAATGGTACAGGAATTTGTCGCTGATGGTTATTATCAATATTTTACAGCACGATGAGCTTGTTCAGCCAACCAAAAAAACGCATCGTATAAAAATAAACGAACGTCTATTTCCAAAGAAAGGACAAACAGAAAtactatttaaaaaaaaaggagagTAAAAGCACCTCTCTCTCCTGTTTGCCATGAGAAATCATAAACTCATCAATCTGTCTTTGCAGTATTTCCAACCCTGGCCTACTTCGATGGTATTCAGTCATCCACTCTATAacattgaaaagaaaagcaaGACAAATTATAATTCTTGATGTTTAAGGGGTGTTATTGTTATAAGGATAAACCTAATATCACTCAATGAAAATATATAGCATATTTAATTTCGAACAAAGATCATAAGCCATACTGTTCATCCCTTTGGAGCAATCACCATCCCATGAAGAGATATGATAAACCTCGTCCGCTTGAGATTCATTTCTTTTCGACGTAAGCTTACTAGTTTTCTTTGACAAAACGAGATCCTTCGTTTTTTTCTTTGCAGCTTTTATAGACTTATCTTTCTTTGTCTTCCCTAGTAATTCCTCAGACTTATCTGCCACAAATACAATAAATATGTCTACATCAAAGGGTCCACAGCACAAGCTTAACTTTTATGTTCCAATGAACCAACATCATTGGAATAGAGAATATCAGGCTTAACCCTATCCACCTGTAACATGTGATTGTTTAGAAATATCATTACTGGTATGGGTTTCTGATTGCCTCGAATCTTTTGCAAGACTCGGGCAAATCCATCCCATAACCTGAGAAATTGTGGATGCAATTTAACATCATATAAGAACCTTGCCCATTAATGCAATTTTTTCGAAGAGAAGAAGTGCTGGGAAGTGGAGGCTATGTGCGAGAATAACATTATCTAAGAACCTTGCCCATCAATGTAATTTTTCGAAGATAAAAAGTGCTGGGAAATGGAGGCTATGTGTGAAGGTGGACAAACAAGGAAGGAAAAAACGTTGGCACTGGCCAACCTAAGTACTCAACAAACCACAAAAATTCAGGTGCTAATACCGGCGTTTGTTACCAGCACTTCCAATATGCACTATAATTCCATCATTGAGAACTTATGAAACAGACTGAACAACTTAATTATCAGCATCCAAGTAAGTCTACTATTTGAGATAACAAAAACAAGGTCAATCCCATAAAACATGACAAATAGGTTGCACTCCAGACTAAAGAAGAGATTATTCAGCTTTGCAAATTCAAGCTTCAAAATACCATTCTCCGCGAAGCAGATGTTATCAACTAACCTTCAGTTTCaatatcctttttctttttcttctttccatCCAATTTGCTCCCCTTTTTCTCTAGGGCAAATGTTATCTCTTCTGCAAACAAACAAAAGCAAGCAGTCACATTTCAAACAAAATTGTACTAGTAAATTCTACACAAGGGCATGTCTCCCACTAGTTATCAGTATGTTACAAACATTCATCTCAATTGAATATCAATAATACCATTCTCAAGCCAAAGCAGAATCTCAATCATTGGGAAAACCTATTGATTTCGTTCAAATGCTTGTATTCACAATCTAATACATATATGCCATTGCCCCTTTCATCTAATCTAAATCAACAGAAAATGCTAATCCAATTATCAAAAGATTTTTCTGGTTTCCAATTATCAACAGATTGTAAATTTACCATTATCAACAACTTTGagagtcttcttcttcttggatAACTTCTTAGGTTTTGACTTTGCAGCTAACGCCTTTAACTTGTCCTTCCTCTTCAagtccttttcagtaataacccTCTTGCTTCccatctttttctctcttttctctgCAACAAATATTATCTCCAATGGTTTTTTttcaaggtttttattttttcactCGGAGTTTCCTCAAGGTTTTAGCTTTTTAGGGTTTAATGGAGAAAGAACGGATGGTTTTTCGGATTTCGGATAAATTGGACTCGGAAATGGATGAGACGACATCCAAACGTCCGTTTACTTGTTGTTGAGGATATTTCGACCCAAGTCAATTTAGGGTTGATCTGTTATAATAAACGGTTGACAACAGCTGAAAACGTATTAACGGTCCAGATAATCTTGCGGGAATCTCTATCACATCCTGGCCGTCGATCTTGTGTTTCTTTCGTAGCTAAAACCCTCAGAAACGAGTGAGGAACCCCCATTCTCTTTCGCAAActcttaaaccctaaaaaatcttTTCAGAGCTCCTCCAAGCAGTCAacaaagaaaagagagaagaagatgggTAGCGACAGTGAAGCAGATAAGTCAGccatgaaagacaagaagaagataTCAGCTTTAGCACCAATAGCGAAACCCCTTGCTGGGAAAAAGCTATGCAAGAGAACTCTTAAGCTCGTTAGAAAaggtatatttatttatttttaggttttcttaTGATTTACATGGTTTTGTTAATTGGTTTCAACTTTGGAACATGGGTTTTGAGCTGATTTCGTTTAAatgattattctagggtttattGTTGTATTGCGATTTTATTCGTTTGTTTAtgatgtatttttgtttttttggtgtttttcagCTACTGAATCCAAATGCTTAAAGAGAGGTGTGAAGGAGGTTGTAAAGAGCATAAGGCGTGGTAACAAAGGGTAAGTCTAAATCGGTGAATGAATGACTTCTTTCACTCGTATTTGAGTTCTTAGTTGGAGTTTCTTACGAAAGGGGTGAAGTAGTTTTATCTGTAAATATGGTGAGCTTTGTTAGTTTGTTGTTACTAGAAATTTGATGTGCCTGATCTGCCATGGAAATTTGAACtgttgtttttatgtttgtgaagTTTCATTTTAAATGTCTGCTTGTTTTAGGTTATTTATGGCATCTATTGGGTTTATTGAGTGTGAAGGCTATATCTTTGCACTTGTGTGTACCAATGATGCAAACATTGAAAACCagttgatttatcaattggtagCGGCCAGACAACCGCAGGGATGTGGTATCCACAGATAACGGGTTTAACTCAGTCCCGACTTGTCTACTAACTCCATCTCACATTTATGATGCATTTGATCatctattatttttgtttttgtctgTTATTCTGCTTTGATACCGAGTTCAAGGTCTTTGCAATTAGCATTGGTATGAACCCAGTGATGTGTCTTGTGTGGATCGTATTATCAGACTGTTGGATGTAGTCATGGAAATACATGATTCCATCGAAATACATCTATGTGTTCAATCATAatgctttctttcctttggatTTCCAAATTTCTTCGAACTagctttatttagtttttgatagGATTGTTGTACCCTGTGTACTAATATGTGTATatgagtttgaacactgaagttTTTTCTTGTCAACTGCAGATTGTGTGTGATTGCTGGAAATATTTCTCCTATTGAtgttatcacacatcttcctatCCTATGTGAGGAGGCTGACATCCCATACGTATATGTACCCTCAAAGGAAGTAAGTTTCTATTCAGATACACTCTCTTTCCCCTGTATTAATTTAATACACAATCCTCTTCGTCTTCTTTTTTTGAATTGTTCCATTTGAAAAATCTTATCTACTCTTTGACTTTGCTTGTTTGCTTCTTTTTAAGCTAGATTAAGTATAAAATTTTTACATCAAAGTTCTTTCTTGTTCTGACTATGATTCCATGAGAATCACTTTAAATTCTTGGTTTTGCTAGAGCATTTCCATGAGAATCACTTTGGCCTTTTAGTTTTACTAGAATATTTTGAGGCATGGATTTGCCTCCCATTCTGACAGTGGGTTAACGTATCTGAAGCCTGTGTGTACCAACTTTAATTTATGATAAATACTGGATTACTAAGATCAAATCCGAAGTTACGAACATGTAATTTATGAAcgtttttgtattttttctgCGCCCTAAAGATGGCAATGCTTTCCTTTGAATGCTAATGGCCTTAGGGCATCTCCTATCAGTTCTGTCCTTTATAGTAGATAAAGGTTCAGAGCAGTGGGAATGAGATATTCAAATTTGACTCATTTTGAAAAAGGTTTTGGGTGTTTTCCTTAGTCCATCTTGGCAAAGTAAAGCGCCCTCAAGAAGGCAATGCTTTGTTTTGAATGCTAATGTACTCAAATTGAAGTCATCTCTTATCTGTTCTGGCCTTCTATATAGTAGATGGAGGTTTGGATCAAGTGGGGATGAGATAATCGAATTTGCATTTGCTCTTATTAAATTGTATGAACTAACTTTTTAACACGTCCTTTTTTAAGGATCTTGCTACTGCAGGAGCTACCAAGAGGCCTACATGTTGTGTGTTAGTTCTAACCAAACCCACAAAGGGAGAAATTACCAAGGAGAAACAAGAAGCATTAAAGGCAGATTATACCCAAGTTGCAGCAGAAGTTACTGAAGTTTCGGCCACCATTTTCTGATTCACCCTAGGTTACTTATTTTAGAGAAGTTTGTTAACATTTGTAGTTTGCTTTTAATATGTAAAACAAATTATTATGTGTTATATCTATTTCACTTATAAAGTGGGGACTTTAGTCATTATTATATCGTTCAGAGTAGTGAtctctccgttcttttttaataggccagtttttatAAATATAAGTTTCAAAAAAACAGGCCactttcctaattgggaaagtcaaatgttattttatttttttgggaccatttttctcttaacttcttttgatgacaagtgtcatgtggaccacttcactttaattcttttgctaacaagtgtcatggggactatttcacttcacttcttttattgacaagtgtcatgaggaccactttcaatgattagttctcttaatttccttaaatttcgctaaaaacaaaactggcttattaaaaaagaacggagggagtatattttagCTGAAATCTAGGATTCTAGAGCTTCTGTATTTTTGACTTTATAAAATCAACTTATGCTTTCAGCACGGTAGTCGTTGAGGGTTATTCTTCCTGTTTTCAGCTCTTTCAAGTCTGAAACAGTTTCCTCCCCATTGTCAACCTAACAGCGTAGATGAAAATAAGCTTAGGCTATGTTGTCAAATGCGAGTGAGAGGCTGGCTTCTTGCCCTTAATGGGCACAAGGCAGGCAATTTGTTAGCCATTACCCTTTAGTTAATTATTATCTGGAACATAGAGCTTCGGATTTGAGTAGATAAGAATAATAATTGCTGCAAACTCAATCTTACAGATGCTAATTTCTGGGTTGTTCGACTCATAACATACACGTACGAATGTCCAGACGCTGCATGAATGCAGCAAACCAGCCCTGATGGTGCAAGGAATATTATTCCTCATCACCATCGACTCATTTTTCTCAGCAAATGTTGCTTTGAATAAGAGCTTGTACTCCATTGCTACCTCTATAAACAGCCAGCTGCAGATCTTATTAAATCTCCATTGCATATACATTTGAGAGCTCATTATCGGTTGGGGAGGGACACATACAaaaagagatagagagagagcTGAAAAGATATTGAAATTTGTGTGCTTCTAATGGTGTGTTTTAGTTTTAACCAAACCCACAAAGGGAGAAATTACCAAGGTGAAACAAGAAGACCTTGTACCCAAGTTGCAGCAGAAGTTACTGAACTTTCATCCACCATTTTCTAATTCATCCCTTAAAGCATACTAGCTAATTAGGTTACTTATTATCTAAAAGTTGGTTAACAATTGTAATCTGCTTTTAATATGTTAAAACAGATTATAACGTGCTATATCTGTTTCACTTATAAGGCGAGGACCAAagtagagctgtcaaacggggcaagctagggtcaacccggccctagcttgccaacccgtattagggttagggtcaaccctaaccctagtactattcacgaacaagctcaaaaccccaaccctagccctagacgggtcaaCCCTGACTGGTTGGCGGGTTGacttgttaatgttatcaatttaaaaattaaatttaaaatttaggattgtttaggattattcatttagtaaaggtcgaacctaggtcaatttggtgtttaactagaagccccatcactgagttgtaaagtggacgtttttattgccacttaatcaacgatatagccggttacggcgctttagttttcttaggcagagaaccctaacatcaactaagcattttactttttttttatcattttataagtttaaattaatgtgagtaagactaactcactgtttaaattatgctagtccttttatcaatttaggacatcccgaataaatatgtgattgatgaatctaagttgtaatttaatttattgattgattatttaaaatctaaaaattgttatatttgtttgggtagatccaaaattagctttatttattgatttaaaattaactaattctaatatatgtttgtaaatcatggattttaaagaattggtgggattgagggatatattcattaattttgacgggttgacgggtaacccgcggattagccctagcccggcttgttttctagtagggttgtatatgccaaccctaacccggcccgtttagacaacaagccaagccgggccGGATTGAAACAAGCCGGATTAGGAtcaacccgcaagccgggttataaattgacagcaAAGTCGTCGTTATTCTGCTTTATATAGTTCAGATTAGTGCTAAAAAGAGAATCACATTTAGCTGAAATGTAGGGTTCTAGAGCTTCTGTATTTTTCGACTGGCTAAAATCAACTTAGTGCTTTGGTGGGTTTGGAAAAGGCCATGTGCAGCCTTTTTGGTTGTCAATTCGCCTCAAATTTGCTTTTCTTTGTGCCAAATTCAGTTATTCGGATTGTCATGTGAAGTCCAAATTTTATTGATCCCCCATTGTCCCAAATCATCAAACCAGCAGTGTCCCCTCCCCAATTAATCCTTGGTTTACATACTGCTAATGCGAAAATTCTTTGAATGTCCACAATTCCAAGTTAGTAAACGTGAAAGGATTGCATGTCAAGTTCTCGGTGACTTATATGCATGCGACTGAGGATGCTTATcatgtttttgtttcttcttgtttgtAACAATTTCCCCAAATATTTTCCGTGCAGCTTTACTGATTCTGAAACCCTGTTTTCATAGAATTTTACGTTCCCAAAGAAGTCTTACGGATTCTAAACATCTTGTGAACATTCTAAGAGTCGGTAATATAAGTGTAAACAGTACAAGACAAGCTGGTATTTCATACAACTATATGATCATCCAGGGAGATGTAGCACAGGTTTTTGactctttgcaattttcattcttcCTTGCCTGAATTGCACTAATCAAGACAGCTCGAAGAAAAAAAACTGAGAGTGTACATGCTACGTTTGTGAGTGAAAGAAAGAGCGTGTTCGTGCGTGGGGGACCAATTTCTAAAGCTAAATGAAGCTGCTCGTTCATGGATGGACCAACCATCATCACCACACAAATTTCAAAATAAACGACTATGTAGTGTCACTTTCAACAATGACGACCAAGGCAGCATGCTTTCCGTTTATGCTACTTAAGCATTACATTGTCGTCTGTCTCTCTGATGATGAACCCATGCATGCCTACTTCAGAAATTGTGTAATGAATCCACTAGtgttttgaattttatttatgttattgCCTATTGTTAATA
Coding sequences within:
- the LOC113273936 gene encoding ribosomal RNA-processing protein 7 homolog A-like — protein: MGSKRVITEKDLKRKDKLKALAAKSKPKKLSKKKKTLKVVDNEEITFALEKKGSKLDGKKKKKKDIETEDKSEELLGKTKKDKSIKAAKKKTKDLVLSKKTSKLTSKRNESQADEVYHISSWDGDCSKGMNKWMTEYHRSRPGLEILQRQIDEFMISHGKQEREERQEREDRVTDDGFVVVKHHKGRKKTTDSESGTAVGSVSQAAVLDKMAKKKHKEVGIDFYRFQKRDAQRNEVMMLQSKFEQDRKRIQQLRAARKFKPY
- the LOC113273938 gene encoding H/ACA ribonucleoprotein complex subunit 2-like protein; translation: MGSDSEADKSAMKDKKKISALAPIAKPLAGKKLCKRTLKLVRKATESKCLKRGVKEVVKSIRRGNKGLCVIAGNISPIDVITHLPILCEEADIPYVYVPSKEDLATAGATKRPTCCVLVLTKPTKGEITKEKQEALKADYTQVAAEVTEVSATIF